GCGCGGCCGGCCATGATGTCGTCGAGCTGTTCGCTGTCGATGGTTTCCCACTCGAGCAGGGCCTTGGCCATGGCATGCATCTTGTCGCTGTTTTCCTCGATGAGGCGGCGCGCCAGGGCGTACTGCTCGTCGATGATGCGGCGGACTTCGGCGTCGACCTTTTCCATGGTCTGCTCGCTCATGTTCGTGGTCTTGGTGACCGAGCGGCCGAGGAACACTTCGCCCTCGTTCTCGGCATAGACCATCGGGCCCAGCGCATCGGTCATGCCGTAGCGCGTGACCATGTCGCGGGCGATCGAGGTCGCGCGCTCGAAGTCGTTGCTCGCGCCGGTGGTCATCTGGTGCATGAACACTTCTTCGGCAATGCGGCCGCCGAACAGCATGCTGATCTGGTTCAGCATGTACTCGCGGTCGTAGCTGTAGCGGTCTTGCGCCGGCAGGCTCATGGTCACGCCCAGGGCGCGGCCACGCGGAATGATCGTGACCTTGTGGACCGGGTCGCACTTGGGCAGCAGCTTGCCGATGAGGGCGTGGCCGGACTCGTGGTAGGCCGTGTTGCGGCGCTCTTCCTCGGGCATGACCATGCTCTTGCGCTCGGGGCCCATGAAGATCTTGTCCTTGGCCTTCTCGAAGTCCTGCATCTCGACGACGCGCGCATTGCGGCGTGCCGCCATCAGGGCGGCTTCGTTGCAGAGATTGGCCAGGTCGGCGCCGGACATGCCGGGCGTGCCGCGCGCGATGACGCTCGGGTTCACGTCCTGGCCCAGCGGCACCTTGCGCATGTGGACGCCCAGGATCTGCTCGCGGCCGCGGATGTCTGGCAGCGTGACATACACCTGGCGGTCGAAACGGCCGGGGCGCAGCAAGGCGGCGTCCAGGATGTCGGGGCGGTTGGTGGCGGCCACCACGATCACGCCGAGGTTGGTCTCGAAACCGTCCATCTCGACCAGCATCTGGTTCAAGGTCTGTTCGCGCTCATCGTTGCCGCCACCCAGGCCGGCACCGCGCTGGCGGCCTACCGCGTCGATTTCGTCGATGAAGATGATGCAGGGAGCGTTCTTCTTGGCGTTCTCGAACATGTCGCGCACACGGGCCGCACCCACGCCGACGAACATTTCGACGAAGTCGGAACCCGAGATCGAGAAGAACGGAACCTTGGCCTCACCGGCGATCGACTTGGCCAGCAAGGTCTTGCCGGTGCCCGGAGGGCCGACCAGCAGCAGGCCGCGCGGAATGCGGCCGCCGAGCTTCTGGAAGCGCTGCGGGTCCTTGAGGAAGTCGACCACTTCACGGACTTCTTCCTTGGCCTCGTCGCATCCTGCGACGTCGGCGAAAGTGACTGTGTTGTTGTTCTCGTCCATCATGCGGGCCTTGCTCTTGCCGAAGCTGAAAGCCCCGCCTTTGCCGCCGCCCTGCATCTGGCGCATGAAGTAGATCCAGACGCCGATCAGGAGCAGCATCGGGCCCCAGCTCACCAACAGCGTCATGAGGAGCGAGCCCTCTTCACGCGGCTTGACGTCGAACTTGACGTTGTGGTCGATCAGGTCGCCGACCAGCCCGCGGTCGAGCACCGTGGCCGTCGTGCGGATCTTGCGGTCGTCGTTGGTGACGGCCACGATCTCGCCGCCGCCAGCGCCTTCAGGAATGACGGCACTCTTGATCTGATTGTTTCGGACCTGGTCCAGGAACTCCGAATAGCTCACCGCTCCTGACCCGACACCGCCGCGGGTGTCGAACTGCTTGAACACAGTGAACAACACCATCGCGATGACAAGCCATACGGCTACTTTGGAAAACCACTGATTGTTCAAACGAAGCTCCAGTCGAAAGCGCGTGACAAGATTGTGAAAGAACGCGCTATGGATACGCAATTGCGCTCCATTTTAGGCTTTTCAAGCTGCGAAAAGCGGGCATTTCCCTAAAGCAGCCATAGCCTTGCAAGGGTCTGCACCTATACGGGCGCCCTGCCAGGGCCCCGGGTAGCAAGGTATCAAGGCGTTTCCTGGGCTTTCAGACCCATGCCGACCAGAAAGGTTTCGGACGATTTGTCCCGGGAAGCCTTTGGCTTGAAAGGCTTCACGGTCCGGAAATTGGCCTTGAACAGCTTCACCAGCTCGTCATAGCCGCTGCCATGGAAAAGCTTGGCCACCAGCGCCCCTTCAGGCTTCAGGTGGTGCTGAGAGAAGTCGATGGCAAGCTCGATCAGGTGCGCCACCCGGGCGGCGTCGGCCGAATGGATGCCCGACAGGTTGGGTGCCATGTCCGAGACCACCAGGTCGGCCTTGCGACCCGCCAGCACGCCCAGCACCTGCTCGAGGAGCGCCGCCTCGCGGAAATCGCCTTGCAGGAACGTCACGCCCTCGATCGGCTCCATCGGCAGCATGTCCAGCGCGACGATGGTGCCGTTCAGCTCGCCGGCCGCGGCGCCGGCGGGCGACATCCGCCGCCGCAGGTACTGGCTCCAGGCCCCCGGCGTGGAACCCAGGTCGACCACCAACTGGCCCGGCTTGACCAGCCCGAGCGATTCGTCGATTTCCTTGAGCTTGTAGGCGGCGCGTGCGCGGTACCCCTCCCGCGTGGCCAGCTTGACGTACGGATCGTTGATGTGGTCGTGCAGCCACGCCTTGTTGACTTTTTTGCTTTTCGCCTTGGTGCTCATGGGGAGCCTCTCGTGCTTCGCACTGCGGTATTCGCCTTGGAAGCGGCCCGGCGGTTCGAGAGGTTGCTTTCTACCCTCGATAATACGGGGATGCCCGCCATTCAACTTACCCCTGCCGAGCGCAAGGTGCACCGCGCCGAAGCTCACCACCTGGATCCGATCGTCATGGTCGGTGGAGACGGGCTGACCCCTGCCGTTAAAAAAGAAGCCGACGCAGCGCTCAAGGCCCACGGCCTCATCAAGGTTCGCGTCTTTTCCGACGACCGCCTGGCTCGCGACGCCATGCTTCGCGAACTGGCCGACGAACTCGATGCCGCGCCCATCCAGCACATCGGCAAGCTGCTGGTGCTGTGGCGCCCCAAGCCGGAGAAGGAGCGCGTGGTCGATGAAGACCGCATGCCCGGACCGCGCGACATCAAGGTGCTGAAGTACAGCAAGCGCGGCGGCCAGCGCCCCGAGATCAAGACCCTGCGCGTGCTCGGCAACCAGCGCCTCACCCCCGGCGGCACCATCAAGCGCGCGAAGGCGAAGCGGCCGCTCTCGGCCAAGAAACGCAACCAGGCAGACTGAACTTGGCGCCAGTGCAAGGCGCCCAGCGCCACATTCTCTGCATGAAGTGGGGCACCAAGTACGGCCCCGAATACGTCAACCGCCTCTATGCAATGGTGCGCCGCAATCTCAGCGGCGACTTCAAGTTCGTGTGCCTGACGGACGATGGCACCGGCATCCGCCCCGAGGTGACGTGCCTGCCGATTCCGCCGCTCAACCTGCAGCTGGCGCCCGGCCAGCGCGATGGCGCCTGGAAGAAACTCACCACCTTCGAAAAAGACCTGCACGGCCTGCGCGGCACCGCGCTGTTCCTCGACGTGGACGTGGTGATCGTGGGCAGCCTCGACGCCTTCTTCGAGCATCCCGGCGAGTTCCTGATCATTCACGACTACGCGCGCCCCTGGCGCCGTGGCCGCATCACCGGAAATTCATCGGTGTACCGCTTCGAGCTGGGCGCCCACGCCGACGTGCTGGCGTATTTCCGCGACAACATGGACAAGGTCCAGGCCGAGTACCGCAACGAGCAGACCTACCTGTCCGCCATGATGCACAAGCAGGGCAAGCTGGGCTACTGGCCTGCCGCCTGGTGCCCGAGCTTCAAGTACCACGGCATTCCGACGTGGCCGACCAACTACTGGGAAGAGCCCTTCGTGCCCGAAGGCGCGCGCATCATGGTGTTCCATGGCGAATGCAACCCGCCCGATGCGCTGGCGGGCCGGCGCAACCGCACCTTTCGCTTCATCAGGCCAGCGAGCTGGGTTGCCAGGTTCTGGAAGGAATGAGGTGGACGCAGGCGGTGGGTGGGCAGCTTGCCCAGCCGCCAGCCTTCAGTCGGCCTAGGGTGCGCACGCAGCGCCCATGCGCCACAGCAGCACGCCGGCACAGAGCCACTGAACCAGGTACATCCCGCTTCCCACGGCGTGCCACAGCTTGAGGTTGTCGCGCGCCAGGATGCGGGGCGCCACGGCATATTGCTGCAGCAGCGCCAGCAGCAACGCAGCCAGTATGAGGAAGATCGCGGCCATCGAGGCACTGTCGATGCGCTCGTCCATCTTCGTCCTGAAATGCACCAGCAGCAGCAGGCCGCAGCCGATGGCGATCCAGCTCTGCGCCTCGAACAGCTGGCCGGCAAAGTTGCCCGCCACCGCGGGGCTTCCGAGCTTCGCGAACAGCATCGGCACCACGAGGAAGCCGATCGTCGTGAGGCTGCCCCACCAGAAGGCGGCCAGCAGCAGCGCGAGACGGTCTTTCATGTGGCGCGGCGGGTCAGGGTCAGAGGTAGCGGACCGCGACGATCTCGTAGCGCTTGAGGCCGCCCGGGGCCTGCACTTCGGCCACGTCGCCCTCTTCCTTGCCGATGAGCGCACGCGCGATCGGGCTGGAGATGTTGATGAGGCCGAGCTTCAAGTCGGCCTCGTCTTCGCCCACGATCTGGTATTTGACCGCTTCACCGGTTTCTTCTTCCTCGAGTTCGACCGTGGAGCCGAACACCACCTTGCCGCCGGCGTCGAGCTCGGCAGGGTCGATGATCTGCGCGGCCGAAAGCTTGCCTTCGACTTCCTGGATGCGGCCTTCGATGAAACCCTGGCGATCCTTCGCAACCTCGTACTCGGCGTTCTCGCTCAGGTCGCCCTGCGCGCGGGCCTCGGAAATCGCATTGATGACCCAGGGGCGATCGACGGTCTTGAGCTGGTGCAATTCAGCGCGCAGTTTCTCGGCACCGCGCTTGGTGATGGGGATGGTGGCCATGTTGGGTTCTCCATAAAGCGAAACCGCCGAACGCTGCCGTTCGGCGGTCGATGAGGGAAAGGATCAGACGAGGGTGCGTCCGGTCAGCCGGCTCAGGATGGCGAGCGGGCTCGAATCGGGATTGTATTGCTTCGCCGCGGGCAGATGAAGGGTCTGCTCGAGCATGTACTGGCCCGCCATGACGGCGTGCGAGGTCTGGTCCGAAAAGCACACCCACACCGAGCCCGGCGGGAATTCGGCCTTTTCCTGCGGCGAGCTTTCCTGGTAGGCCATGTCCGACTTCATGCCGTCGTGCAGCTGCAGCATCAGGTGGTCGTATTCGCTGCGCAGCGATTTGGTGACGCGCAGCGCGCGCAGCAGCTTCGCCTGCCAGCGCACATAGGGCTTGGCACGCGGAAGGAAGCGCCGGGCGATGTCTTCGAAGGGCTCGCCCACGCGCCACACGCGCGGCGCGCCGTCGGGATTCACGTTGGTGAACACGCGCAGGATGCGCTCGCCGTAGTTGGGCCGCGACGGAAACGCATCGACGTGCAGCCTCCGGTCGTCGGCGCGCCAGGACTGCACGCGCGTCTCGACCTGCGCCGGCCGGTAGCTGGTCGGCGCGAGGCGCAAGGCCGTTGTGTAGTGCGGCAGCAGCCCATGGATGAGTTGCTGCGCCTGCGCGCGAAAGCGCCCGACCATGGCGGCCGTCGCACGCTGCACCGCTTCATCGCCCGCCACGCCCTTGAGGTGGCCGTTGGCATCGAGGCTGATGTTGCGCACGTCGGGCGACAGCAGGCTGGGCGTGAGCAGGCGGCGTTCGTCGGCCAGCAGTTCGAAGCCCAGTCGCGGAAAGTACAGCACCTTGCCTGCTTCCAGTTCCGCGATCCACGCCTCGTTGGGCGTGGCCGCGCTCCAGTCGGCCAGGTCCAGTTCGACCAGCTGGGTTTCCATGATGGCGCTCAGGCGGCAGCCAGTTGCGCGTGCATCTCCTGCACCGAGATCACGCCGAGCTCGTCCATGAAGCCCATGCCTTCGACTGCCGCTTCGGCGCCGAAGATGGTGGTGAACGTGGTCACGCGGGCCAGCAACGCCGAGGTACGGATCTGACGCGAATCGGCGATCGCATTGCGGCGCTCTTCCACCGTGTTGATGACCAGCGCGATCTCGTTGTTCTTGATCATGTCCACGATGTGCGGGCGGCCTTCGGTCACCTTGTTGACCGTCGCGCATTCGATGCCTGCGGCGCCGATGGCCGCGGCTGTGCCCTTGGTGGCGATGATCTCGAAACCCAGCTTGACCAGGCCGCGCGCCACTTCGACCGCGCGCGCCTTGTCGTTGTTCTTCACCGAGATGAAGACCTTGCCCGACTTCGGCAGGTGCGTGCCGGCGCCGAGCTGCGACTTCACGAAGGCTTCGCCGAAGGTCTTGCCCACGCCCATGACTTCGCCGGTCGACTTCATCTCGGGGCCGAGGATCGTGTCCACGCCCGGGAACTTGACGAACGGGAACACGGCTTCCTTCACGCTGAAGTACGGCGGCGTGACTTCCTTCGTCACACCCTGCGACTTGAGCGACTGGCCGGCCATGCAGCGTGCCGCCACCTTGGCGAGCTGGATGCCCGTGGCCTTGCTCACGTAAGGCACGGTGCGCGATGCGCGCGGATTCACTTCGAGCACGTAGATGACGTCCTTGCCGTCCTTCTGCTGGATGGCGAACTGCACGTTCATCAGGCCGACCACGTTGAGCGCGGCAGCCATGGCGGCGCTCTGGCGCTTCAGCTCGGCAATCGTCTCGGCGCTCAGGCTGTACGGCGGCAGCGAGCAGGCGGAGTCGCCCGAGTGCACGCCGGCTTGCTCGATGTGCTCCATCACGCCGCCGATGAGCGTCTGGCCTTCGGCATCGCGCAGGCAGTCGACGTCGCATTCGACGGCGTCGTTGAGGAACCGGTCGAGCAGCACCGGGGAATCGTTGCTGACCTTGACGGCTTCGCGCATGTAGCGCTCGAGGTCGCGCTGCTCGTGCACGATTTCCATCGCGCGGCCGCCGAGCACGTAGCTCGGGCGCACCACCAGCGGGTAGCCCAATGCCGCGGCCTTCTCGAGCGCCTCGGGTTCGGTGCGCGCGGTGGCGTTCGGCGGCTGCAGCAGCTTGAGCTCATGCAGCAGCTTCTGGAAGCGCTCGCGGTCTTCTGCGGCATCGATCATGTCGGGCGAGGTGCCGATGATCGGCACGCCGTTGGCCTCGAGGTCGAGCGCGAGCTTGAGCGGCGTCTGGCCGCCGTACTGCACGATCACGCCGAGCGGCTTTTCCTTGTCGACGATCTCGAGCACGTCTTCGAGCGTGAGCGGCTCGAAGTACAGGCGGTCAGAAGTGTCGTAGTCGGTCGACACGGTTTCGGGATTGCAGTTGACCATGATGGTCTCGTAGCCGTCCTCGCGCATCGCGAGTGCGGCATGCACGCAGCAGTAGTCGAACTCGATGCCCTGGCCGATGCGGTTGGGACCGCCGCCGAGCACCATGATCTTCTTCTTGTCGGTCGGGTTCGCTTCGCACTCGTCCTCGTAGGTCGAGTACATGTAGGCCGTGTTGGTCGCGAACTCGGCCGCACAGGTGTCCACGCGCTTGTAGACCGGGCGCACGCCCAGCGCGCGGCGCTTCTCGCGGACGGCGGTGTCGGTGGTCTTGAGCTGCTTGGCCAGGCGCCGGTCGGAGAAGCCCTTCTTCTTGAGCGCGAGCAGCGTGTCCTTGTCGATGTCGGCCAGCGACTTGGTTTCGAGCTCGAGTTCGATCTTCACGATCTCTTCGATCTGCACCAGGAACCACGGATCGATCTTGGTCAGCGCGAACACTTCGTCGACGCTCAGGCCCATGGCAAAGGCGTCGCCCACGTACCAGATGCGCTCGGGGCCGGGCTCGCCGAGTTCCTTCTCGAGCACTTCGCGGTCCTGCGTCTTTTCGTTCAGGCCATCGACACCCACTTCGAGGCCGCGCAGCGCCTTCTGGAACGATTCCTGGAAGGTGCGGCCCATGGCCATGACCTCGCCCACCGACTTCATCTGCGTGGTGAGGCGCGAATCGGCCTGCGGGAATTTCTCGAACGCGAAACGCGGAATCTTGGTGACGACGTAGTCGATCGAGGGCTCGAACGACGCCGGCGTGGCGCCGCCGGTGATCTCGTTGCGCAGCTCGTCGAGCGTGTAGCCCACCGCCAGCTTGGCCGCGACCTTGGCGATCGGGAAGCCCGTGGCCTTGGACGCCAGCGCCGAGGAACGCGAGACGCGCGGGTTCATCTCGATGACGACCATGCGGCCGTCCTTCGGGTTGATGGAGAACTGCACGTTCGAGCCGCCGGTGTCCACGCCGATCTCGCGCAGCACGGCCAGCGAGGCGTTGCGGAGAATCTGGTATTCCTTGTCGGAGAGCGTCTGTGCGGGTGCCACGGTGATCGAGTCGCCGGTGTGCACACCCATGGGGTCGAGGTTTTCGATCGAGCAGACGATGATGCAGTTGTCGGCCTTGTCGCGCACGACTTCCATCTCGTACTCTTTCCAGCCGAGCAGCGACTCCTCGATCAGGAGCTCGTTGGTGGGCGAGGCTTCGATGCCGCGCTTGCAGATGGTCTCGAATTCTTCCGGGTTGTAGGCAATGCCGCCGCCGGTGCCGCCAAGCGTGAAGCTGGGGCGGATCACGGTGGGGAAGCCGACCGACTTCTGCACGGCCCAGGCCTCGTCCATCGAGTGGGCGATGCCGGAGCGCGCCGAGCCCAGGCCGATCTTGGTCATCGCGTCCTTGAACTTCAGGCGGTCCTCGGCCTTGTCGATGGCCTCGGGCGTGGCGCCGATCAGCTCGACCGGCTTGTTGGTGGCCGCGCCCGTGTACTTGTCGAGCACGCCGTTGCGCCAGAGGTCGAGCGCGCAGTTCAGCGCGGTCTGCCCGCCCATGGTAGGCAGGATGGCGTCAGGGCGTTCCTTGGCGATGATCTTCTCGACCGTCTGCCAGGTGATCGGCTCGATGTAGGTCACGTCGGCCGTGGCCGGGTCGGTCATGATCGTCGCGGGATTGCTGTTGATCAGGATGACCTTGTAGCCCTCCTCGCGCAATGCCTTGCACGCCTGCACGCCGGAGTAGTCGAACTCGCAGGCCTGGCCGATGATGATCGGGCCGGCGCCGATGATGAGAATGGATTGGAGGTCTGAGCGCTTGGGCATCTTATTTATCCTTGGTGAAACCGATGCCGCGGCCGCTGTAGGCGCCCGGCTTCGGCTCATCCATCAGTTGATGGATCGCGTTGAATACATCGCGAAAGTTCTGGTCGTATCGCTGTTCCAGCGCGTTCAGCTTGCGCTTGAGATCGGCATGCTCCGACAGCATGCTGCGCAGCTTGACGAAGGTGCGCATGATCTCGATGTTGACGGCCACGGCGCGCTCGCTGCGCAGCACGCTCGACAACATGGCCACGCCCTGCTCGGTGAACGCCACGCTGCGGTAGCGCGCGCCGCCGGAACCCGGCTTCTCGGGTTTTGAGATCACAAGCTGTGATTTCAAATTCTCGAGGTCCTGGTTCGCCAGGGTGAAGGCGAAATCCGCCGGAAAACGATCGAGGTTGCGGCGCATGGCCTGCAACAGGACCCGGGTCTCGACGCCATAGAGCGCGGCAAGGTCCTGCGCCAGCATGACCTTGAGGCCACGCAGCACATAGATCTTGCCCTCGGCATCGCGCAAGGCGGCGATCACCGAGACGTCGAGCACCGCGGGTGCATCAGCCACGTGCCTGCTCCATGAGCGCAGTGAAGCGGTCGAACAGGTAGCCGATGTCGTGCGGTCCGGGCGAGGCTTCCGGGTGGCCCTGGAAGCAGAAGGCCGGCTTGTCCGTGCGCGCGAGGCCCTGCAGCGTGTTGTCGAACAGGCTGATGTGGGTCGCCCGCAGGTTGGCCGGCAGCGACTTCTCGTCGACCGCGAAGCCGTGGTTCTGGCTGGTGATGCTCACCCGGCCGTTGTCCAGGTCTTTCACCGGATGGTTCGCACCGTGGTGGCCGAACTTCATCTTGAAGGTCTTCGCGCCCGAGGCCAGCGCCATGATCTGGTGGCCCAGGCAGATGCCGAAGGTGGGAATGCCGGTCTCGATGAGTTCCCGGACCGCGTTGATGGCGTAGTCGCACGGCTCCGGATCGCCCGGGCCGTTGGCCAGGAAGATGCCGTCGGGCTTGAGCTTGAGCACGTCGGCGGCGGGCGTTTGCGCCGGCACGACGGTGATGCGCGCGCCGCGCTGGGCGATCATGCGCAGGATGTTCTTCTTGACGCCGTAGTCGAAGGCCACCACGTGGAACCTGGGCGTGATCTGCACGCCGTAGCCCGGCTTGCCGTTCGAGTTGACGAGCTTCCACTCGGTTTCGGTCCACTCGTAGGTCTGCTTCACCGACACCACCTTGGCCAGGTCGAGCCCGGCCATGTTGGGCGCGGCCTTGGCGGCGGCAATGGCCTTGTCGATCAGCGCCTGCGTGACCGCCTCGCCCGCGGCCAGGCCCAGGATGCAGCCGTTCTGCGCGCCATGGGTGCGCAGGTGGCGGGTCAGCTTGCGGGTGTCGATGTTGGCGATGGCCACCGTCTTGCCGGCCACGAGGTATTCGCTCAGCGTGGCCGTCTTGCGGAAATTGGACGCGACGAGCGGCAGGTCCTTGATGATCAGGCCGGCGGCATGGATCTTGTCGGCTTCGATGTCTTCCCCGTTGACGCCGTAGTTGCCGATGTGCGGATACGTGAGGGTCACGATCTGCTGGCAATAACTCGGGTCGGTGAGGATTTCCTGGTAACCGGTCATCGAGGTGTTGAACACCACTTCACCGGTCGTGGAGCCGGCGGCTCCGATCGAATTGCCTTGAAAGACCGTGCCGTCTGCGAGCGCCAGGATGGCGGGCGGGAAACTTCCCTTGAGAGACAAAAGCACTGGGTTCTCCGGATGGTTACGGTCGCCCGGAGCCCCCAGGCGCGTTGCCTGCGGACTGCTGCTTAAGGGGAAGATGGCGTTGAAGGCGGCCGGGCGACGCTATTGCGAGTAAGCCCCCGATTGTAGCTCGGCGGCATCGCTCTCCCGCCCCGAGGCGCCCTAAAACATACGCCTTCCATGCCTTTATGGCATCGGCGAATCAGGAAACGGCCTGCGCCAGCCGGGCTGCGCCGCTCGCGTGCAGGCAGATGGCCGCGGCGGCCGCCACGTTCAGCGACTCCTCGCCGCCCGGCTGCGCAATGCGGATGTGATGCGTCGCCCTGGCTTCGAGCTCCGGCGAGACGCCCTGCCCTTCATGGCCCATCAGCCACGCGCAAGGCTCGGGCAGGCGCGCCTGGTGCAGCCACTCGCCCCGGTGCGAACTGGTGGCCACCAGCGGCACTCTCAGCCCGTCGAGCGCATCGGCCTGGACGCCTTCGATCAGGTGGAGCCCGAAATGCGCGCCCATGCCGGCGCGCAGCACCTTGGGCGCCCACAATGCAGCCGTGCCCTTGAGCGCGATCACCTGCGTGAAACCGAAAGCCGCCGCGCTGCGCAGGATGGAGCCGGCATTGCCGGCGTCCTGGAGGCGGTCGAGCACGACGCTGGGCGCGTCGGGCAACAGCGCGGGCCGGGACGGCAGATCGAGCACGAAACCCAGGGGCGCCGGCGACTCCAGGCCGCTGGTGGCGCGCAGGAGATCGTCATCGACCACTACGGTTTTGGTAGCACTGTTCGCCCACTCCGCAGGGGCCGACGGCCAAAAGGACGCCGAGAAGACGGCGATCGCCGGCTTCACGCCCCGCGCCAGCGCCGCGCGGCAAAGATGGTCGCCTTCGAGCCAGATGCGCCCGAGCTTGCGATAGGCCCCCGGTTCCTGGGCCAGCTTGCGCAAGTCCTTGAGCAGCGGGTTGTCGCGCGAGCTGATGTGGCTCACGCCGCCGGGAGTGGTCATGCCGCAGCTCAGGACTCGGGCCGAAGCTCGAGGTGCACGGTTTCGACCGTTGCGATGAGCCCGGGCATCTGCAGTGCAGCTTCGTCCGGTACGGCGGCGGGGCCGAGGGTGCGCGCCAGCGCTGCCGCCACGGGACTGAAAGACCTGCGGTGATGAACGCAAGCGCCGTGGCGCAGCAGCGCCTCCAGGTGCTCCGGCGTGCCATAGCCCTTGTGGCCGGCAAAGCCGTAGAGCGGAAACTCGACGTGCAGCTGCTCGCACAACCGGTCGCGATGGACCTTGGCAAGAATCGATGCGGCGGAGATCGCCTTGATGCGGGCATCCCCCTTGACGATGGCTTCTGCCAGCACGTCGAGCGTCGGCAGGCGGTTGCCGTCGACCAGCACCTTGGCGGGCTTCAGGCGCAGCCCCTCGACCGCTCGGCGCATCGCCAGCATGGTGGCCTGCAGGATGTTGTGGGTGTCGATTTCTTCCACGCTGGCCTGCGCCACCGAGCAGCACAGGGCCTTGGCCAGGATCTGGTCGTTCAGGCGCTCACGCTGCAGCGGCGTGAGGGTCTTGGAATCCGCGAGGCCCCGGATCGGGCGCTTGTCGTCCAGGATGACGGCCGCCGCGACCACGGGCCCGGCCAGCGGACCGCGTCCCGCCTCGTCCACGCCCGCGACGAGGCCCGGAGCGTCCCACACGAGGGCAGCCTGCTCAGCCTTCAAGAACTTTCTGGATCGCATCGGCGCAAAGTGTGGGCGTATCGCGCTGCAGTTGCACGTGCAGCTCTGAAAATTTTTGTTGCAGCGCCTGCGTCTTCTCGGGCGCATCGAGCCAGGCGAGCGTGGCAGCGGCAAGCGCCTCGGGTGTCGCCGCCTCCTGCAACAGCTCGGGCACCACGAACTCGCGCGAGAGGATGTTGGGCAAGCCGACCCAGGGCTGGAGCTGCTTGCGCTGCATGAAGCGCCACGACAGCGAATTCATGTTGTAGGCAATGACCATTGGGCGCTTGAACAACGCCGCCTCGAGCGTGGCGGTTCCGCTGGCGATCAGCGTGACGTCGCAGGCGGCGAGCGCAGCGTGCGACTGGCCGTGGAGCAAGGTCACGCGGCCCGCGATGCCGCTGGCCTGCAGCAGGGCCTCGACCTCGACGCGCAGCCCGGGCAGGATGGGTGCGACGAATCGCAGCGCGGGCCTCGCCTTCAGCATCTGCGCCGCGGCGGCAAAGAACCGGGCGGCCAGGTAGCGCACTTCCGACCGGCGGCTGCCCGGCAGCAGCGCGACGACCTCTGCATCCGGTGCCAGGCCCAGGGCGGCGCGGGCAGCGGTCCGGTCGGGCGT
The Variovorax sp. OAS795 genome window above contains:
- a CDS encoding ORF6N domain-containing protein; the encoded protein is MLDVSVIAALRDAEGKIYVLRGLKVMLAQDLAALYGVETRVLLQAMRRNLDRFPADFAFTLANQDLENLKSQLVISKPEKPGSGGARYRSVAFTEQGVAMLSSVLRSERAVAVNIEIMRTFVKLRSMLSEHADLKRKLNALEQRYDQNFRDVFNAIHQLMDEPKPGAYSGRGIGFTKDK
- a CDS encoding RNA methyltransferase is translated as MTTPGGVSHISSRDNPLLKDLRKLAQEPGAYRKLGRIWLEGDHLCRAALARGVKPAIAVFSASFWPSAPAEWANSATKTVVVDDDLLRATSGLESPAPLGFVLDLPSRPALLPDAPSVVLDRLQDAGNAGSILRSAAAFGFTQVIALKGTAALWAPKVLRAGMGAHFGLHLIEGVQADALDGLRVPLVATSSHRGEWLHQARLPEPCAWLMGHEGQGVSPELEARATHHIRIAQPGGEESLNVAAAAAICLHASGAARLAQAVS
- the lpxB gene encoding lipid-A-disaccharide synthase — encoded protein: MTQTAEQRRFALVAGEASGDLLAGLLLDGLQARWPSLQTVGIGGPRMLAHGLQSWWPQEKLAVRGYIEVLRHYTEIAGIRRQLKARLLREWPELFIGVDAPDFNLDLEAGLRSRGMKTVHFVCPSIWAWRPDRIEKIRAAADHVLCIFPFEPALLAEHGVQGSYVGHPVANVIPMTPDRTAARAALGLAPDAEVVALLPGSRRSEVRYLAARFFAAAAQMLKARPALRFVAPILPGLRVEVEALLQASGIAGRVTLLHGQSHAALAACDVTLIASGTATLEAALFKRPMVIAYNMNSLSWRFMQRKQLQPWVGLPNILSREFVVPELLQEAATPEALAAATLAWLDAPEKTQALQQKFSELHVQLQRDTPTLCADAIQKVLEG
- the rnhB gene encoding ribonuclease HII translates to MRSRKFLKAEQAALVWDAPGLVAGVDEAGRGPLAGPVVAAAVILDDKRPIRGLADSKTLTPLQRERLNDQILAKALCCSVAQASVEEIDTHNILQATMLAMRRAVEGLRLKPAKVLVDGNRLPTLDVLAEAIVKGDARIKAISAASILAKVHRDRLCEQLHVEFPLYGFAGHKGYGTPEHLEALLRHGACVHHRRSFSPVAAALARTLGPAAVPDEAALQMPGLIATVETVHLELRPES
- the carA gene encoding glutamine-hydrolyzing carbamoyl-phosphate synthase small subunit, whose protein sequence is MLLSLKGSFPPAILALADGTVFQGNSIGAAGSTTGEVVFNTSMTGYQEILTDPSYCQQIVTLTYPHIGNYGVNGEDIEADKIHAAGLIIKDLPLVASNFRKTATLSEYLVAGKTVAIANIDTRKLTRHLRTHGAQNGCILGLAAGEAVTQALIDKAIAAAKAAPNMAGLDLAKVVSVKQTYEWTETEWKLVNSNGKPGYGVQITPRFHVVAFDYGVKKNILRMIAQRGARITVVPAQTPAADVLKLKPDGIFLANGPGDPEPCDYAINAVRELIETGIPTFGICLGHQIMALASGAKTFKMKFGHHGANHPVKDLDNGRVSITSQNHGFAVDEKSLPANLRATHISLFDNTLQGLARTDKPAFCFQGHPEASPGPHDIGYLFDRFTALMEQARG
- the carB gene encoding carbamoyl-phosphate synthase large subunit; amino-acid sequence: MPKRSDLQSILIIGAGPIIIGQACEFDYSGVQACKALREEGYKVILINSNPATIMTDPATADVTYIEPITWQTVEKIIAKERPDAILPTMGGQTALNCALDLWRNGVLDKYTGAATNKPVELIGATPEAIDKAEDRLKFKDAMTKIGLGSARSGIAHSMDEAWAVQKSVGFPTVIRPSFTLGGTGGGIAYNPEEFETICKRGIEASPTNELLIEESLLGWKEYEMEVVRDKADNCIIVCSIENLDPMGVHTGDSITVAPAQTLSDKEYQILRNASLAVLREIGVDTGGSNVQFSINPKDGRMVVIEMNPRVSRSSALASKATGFPIAKVAAKLAVGYTLDELRNEITGGATPASFEPSIDYVVTKIPRFAFEKFPQADSRLTTQMKSVGEVMAMGRTFQESFQKALRGLEVGVDGLNEKTQDREVLEKELGEPGPERIWYVGDAFAMGLSVDEVFALTKIDPWFLVQIEEIVKIELELETKSLADIDKDTLLALKKKGFSDRRLAKQLKTTDTAVREKRRALGVRPVYKRVDTCAAEFATNTAYMYSTYEDECEANPTDKKKIMVLGGGPNRIGQGIEFDYCCVHAALAMREDGYETIMVNCNPETVSTDYDTSDRLYFEPLTLEDVLEIVDKEKPLGVIVQYGGQTPLKLALDLEANGVPIIGTSPDMIDAAEDRERFQKLLHELKLLQPPNATARTEPEALEKAAALGYPLVVRPSYVLGGRAMEIVHEQRDLERYMREAVKVSNDSPVLLDRFLNDAVECDVDCLRDAEGQTLIGGVMEHIEQAGVHSGDSACSLPPYSLSAETIAELKRQSAAMAAALNVVGLMNVQFAIQQKDGKDVIYVLEVNPRASRTVPYVSKATGIQLAKVAARCMAGQSLKSQGVTKEVTPPYFSVKEAVFPFVKFPGVDTILGPEMKSTGEVMGVGKTFGEAFVKSQLGAGTHLPKSGKVFISVKNNDKARAVEVARGLVKLGFEIIATKGTAAAIGAAGIECATVNKVTEGRPHIVDMIKNNEIALVINTVEERRNAIADSRQIRTSALLARVTTFTTIFGAEAAVEGMGFMDELGVISVQEMHAQLAAA